A segment of the Toxotes jaculatrix isolate fToxJac2 chromosome 2, fToxJac2.pri, whole genome shotgun sequence genome:
TTAACTAGAGCATAACTAGACTAAGCTATGTGCTGAATATACGCTGTACTATGATAGTTATATACAACAATACACTTTGCTAATTGTAAGTCAGGTGGATTTTCTTAAAAGCTGTACAGGAAAGTGCAGGGTTTGTCCTTGGTTGTTAAACAActttacattaaataaatagtATATAAATAATTCACACAATTTTTGTACGTATGTTAATAGTATATAACTTGGTCTTAATTTGGTGAAATTTACCTGATGGTAAATTATGAGTTTGGTTTGTACAGAAATCTCCACCATTTTGTTCCGGGCTGAAATATCTCACCAAGAATTGGAGAGTTTTGTACAGACGTTTGTGATCTCCAGAAGATTAATCCTAATGATTTATTGATCGCCTGACTTAGATTGTACAGCACCGCGCACCAACTCATTTTGGCAGTTTCTCTGTAACATCACTGATGCGTATCAAAATGTTTTAGATTGTTTGCAGTGATTTGTGAAAGGATGCCATTAAGCTGAGCGACTGTAAAATATTTCCGGTATTTGTAAAATGAACTGGCTGTGATCTGTTTGTGTTACAGGTTCGTTTCGTGTGCATCATGAGCCTGGGTGCGGTGCACGTCCTTTGCACCTCGCTGCTGATCCGGAGGCCCAACATGATGGCATTCCGTGTGGGCGGGGCCTTAGAGAGCCTCCAGGAGCAGTATTTCCTGCTCAACCTCTGTTTCTCcatggtgacctttgacctgcaggCTCAGGTTACATTTACATTCCTCTTTGCAAAAATGTGACAGCTTCAACACCAGCCAGAGGCCAAGTAataatttggttttgttttgtgttgtaacTTCTGACAACTAACctcaagttaaataaaataataaagaaaaatacagttcaTACCAGAGTTTCTGTGAGGTAAAATCTACCGTTAGTTGTCCTTCACACtgtaaaatgaatgataaatctgtgattttctttttttctcctcgtgATTAGTTTTAATTGAGCCAGTTTTCCCTCATCCAGACTCAGTCAGAGATTTCCCAGTTGTCACAGACAAACTTTCATCAGCCTCCAGAGAACGTGTGTGGTTAGATTTGTTGTGATCATGGAGAGAGTAAAAACGGTGACGGCAGTGAGAGCAGCAAGAAGGCAAGTTTTTCCAGTCGAGTCGTGTGTCCCACTTTGAGAGCACAGCACGTGTTGTGGTTGCATTCTTGTCAGCTCTACTGGTAGAGCAGTTGTTGGAGGAACTGGTCTCTGTGCCTCCTGTGTTTGTTGGTACACAGGAGACCTACATAAAAAACCTTGAAACATGTGATTTtagaagaagaggaaataaaCTGCTTACTGGCTTCATTAATGAtgtgttgttggtgtgtttCAGTTGTGCCTGTGCATCCTGATCACGACGTCGGACGCGTCCATGTCTGTTCGCAACACCATCATCCTGGGTGTTGGCGTAGTCTGGGCCTGCCTGACCGCCGCTGTAGGTGCTGTTGCGGTGAGTGAGCTCTCTATCCAGTGTCTGTTCACATGATGAGAGAAAAAACCGACTAATGACAAACAGATTATGTAGGATGCACTCTGAACAGTCAAGAGCTCACACATTGGAAATTCAAAAACAGTCAGTCGTTGTAAACACTTGTTGCTTTTCAGGTTTTAAAGGAGGCCAAGGTCTTGGTTTGGATCTTCATGGTGCAGAACCTTCCTCAAGGAGCCTTCTTTGTTTATCTGCTGTATACGGTGAGCTTCACGTTTTCCCTGATTTATTTGAGTCTTCTAATTTTTCTGTATCCGTATAGTTTCTTAAAGTATGTGGGCGCTGttgtttttagcaaacattactcaGGCATGAGTATcagttggggactattttcaatAAACGTTTGATGATTAGTGAGTACTTACAGTAGCATGATGGAGTACGAGGGTTTAGTCAATATAAACTACAGCGTCCATTTTCATGGTATtgaaggaacatgtcagtgtgacagtgtgtttttaattgtttttggaCAATGATAGAGATCAGTGGTGCAGAGGAATACGCTACGTCAGGGTTTGGAATCACAGATAATACTTGTTACTATGATCAGTtcgttattatttttttaacaatacaaaaatatgaaatatcaccagctttttttttttccagaggtgCTTGTAGGTTGACTTTTTTCCTTTGGGTAGAGCCAGGCTAACTCCTTCATGTGTGTCCTTTGTGTCCCGGTTTTGATGAGCTGCACCTTCAGCAGTAGATTCCCCGCAGTGAAAATGACGGTTTGCTTTAATTACAGGTGGTGGTGAAATGGTTTGAGGACGACTCGTACATATTGGAGGCAGCTGCTATCACTGGAGCTTCCATTTCACTGGTGATCaaagtggttttattttgggGCCTCATCAGACTGGTGCACAGCTTCGGCCAAGGCCTGAGGGAGAGAAGTGAGTATGCTGTCTGACACAAGCATGTTTTCTTGGTTTCAGTCCTTCAGAAgtgcagaggagctgaagacaaaacaaacattagaATACTGACTAATCAGCGTAACAAATTTCTACGTACCTCTTTACGTTGTAACGATCACATCTCTTATTCTGAGAAACCTGCGTTTTCCTGACCGTACCAGCCTTGAGGTTGCTTATGTTGGCTAGAGAAAGCGTCAGAATACCAAAATGTTGTTGTCAATCTTacgtatatatatgtatgttttgCAGTGTTTGCAGCCAGC
Coding sequences within it:
- the LOC121188674 gene encoding uncharacterized protein LOC121188674 — its product is MDEIRPLLGNQPQESPDLPSPNLRPRHRELIPTPCGPIKPWSELSCLVKLYFCFTIASLLALLGLTLTSVYKQHMAADASDEDNFTVSLIQLVGILFCIYYIIRGVLQENRQELVVFVLSVLVVMIRSVVNFSVLGSKGQQELLVRFVCIMSLGAVHVLCTSLLIRRPNMMAFRVGGALESLQEQYFLLNLCFSMVTFDLQAQLCLCILITTSDASMSVRNTIILGVGVVWACLTAAVGAVAVLKEAKVLVWIFMVQNLPQGAFFVYLLYTVVVKWFEDDSYILEAAAITGASISLVIKVVLFWGLIRLVHSFGQGLRERMFAASK